The nucleotide window ATGCGGCGTGGTCTGCTCGCTATCGGCCCGCAAGCGCAATGGCGTCGTCAGGGTCAGCCCCCCAAAGCCGACATCGGCAATATGGTTCTGGCCATTGACCTCGACCAGCAGCAACATATGGCTGGGCGGCAGATGGGCACCATCGGGATTGGTCCACACCACCCGTGCCAGAAGCGGCCGGACGGAAAAGTCGAGGTCTTCAAGCATGCGCTTGAACAACAGATTGTGCTCGAAGCAATAGCCGCCGCGGCGGTCCGTCAGCAGCTTTTTTTCAAGGCTGGGCTGATCGAGCCGGACCGGCAGACCAAGCAGGGGATTGAGGTTCTCAAAGGGGATGGCGGCGGGATGCAAAGCATGCAGCAGATCCAGTGTCGCCAGGGTCGGAGCGATCGAACCGGCAAAACCGATTCGCTCGAAATAGGCTTTGAGATTGACCTTTTCGGGCATTAGCCACCCACGCCGCTATTGAAACCGAGACACTATATGGTCATGCCGACAGCCTTTGTCACCAGCGGGTGGGCAATTGGCTGCGCCCGGCTCCCGGCTCAGGCTGGCGCCCTGCGCACGCGGATCACCACGTCCACATGGGCCACTTCCATGCCCTCGGGCGCCTTTGGCAGCGCCTTGAACTCGACGGACTCGGCCGGGATATCGATCATCCGCTGCTCGTCCTCGACATAGAAATGGTGGTGGTCCGAGGTGTCGGTATCGAAATAGGAGCGCGAGGCATCGATGGCCACTTCACGCAGCAGGCCCGCCTCGTGGAACTGGTGCAAGGTGTTGTAGATCGTGGCCAGGGACACGTTGACATTAGCCTCGCTGGCCTCGCCATGGAGCTGCTCGGCGCTCACATGCCGATGCGTGCCGCCAAACAGCAATTCGGCCAGCGCGACGCGCTGCCTTGTGGGCCTGAGGCCGGCCATGCGCAGAACGGCCGTCAGGCACGGCTTACGGGAGGGAACGGGCCGGGCGGCAATGTCGCGGTCGGGCATAGGGCCTTTAAGTCTTCTCGTTCAGGTCCGGATTTCGCTATTTCTTATAGTCGTCGCGGCTCTGTCATACAAGCGCGGCGCTTCGTCCGGCGCGGACCTCCGCCCTTTGGCTGGCTTGACCCTTACCCTACGCCCCTATACGAGACGAGGCTTGAGCGAGAGCGAGGAGCTTTGATGGCTGAGCGGCAGCACGCATTCAATTACCAGGAATTGTTGGCCCACGGCCGTGGCGAATTGCCCGGGCAGGGCGATGCCCGACTGCCAGCGCCGCCCATGCTGATGTTCGATCGCATCACCCAGATTGATGAAACCGGCGGCGCCCATGGCAAGGGCCTGGTGCGCGCCGAGCTCGACGTCAATCCGGACCTGTGGTTCTTCAAGTGCCACTTCATCGGCGATCCGGTCATGCCCGGCTGCCTGGGCCTGGATGCGGTCTGGCAGATGACCGGCTTCTTCCTCTCCTGG belongs to Devosia sp. XK-2 and includes:
- a CDS encoding arylamine N-acetyltransferase — translated: MPEKVNLKAYFERIGFAGSIAPTLATLDLLHALHPAAIPFENLNPLLGLPVRLDQPSLEKKLLTDRRGGYCFEHNLLFKRMLEDLDFSVRPLLARVVWTNPDGAHLPPSHMLLLVEVNGQNHIADVGFGGLTLTTPLRLRADSEQTTPHETFRLTGGDPDWTLEVKLADDWRAVYRFTLDQVGDEQIEAINQHIAIDPASPFTHELRVALTPSGERLKLHNAKFTRQPADGEAEYRELATPDEIRQVLGESFAINLSGLDGLDKALGGLLAPKPAPAG
- the fabA gene encoding 3-hydroxyacyl-[acyl-carrier-protein] dehydratase FabA codes for the protein MAERQHAFNYQELLAHGRGELPGQGDARLPAPPMLMFDRITQIDETGGAHGKGLVRAELDVNPDLWFFKCHFIGDPVMPGCLGLDAVWQMTGFFLSWIGQPGKGRALGGEIRFQGQVTDDVKLVEYGIDLKRVMKSRLTLGIADGWVKADGQVIYEAKDLRVGLFTDA
- the irrA gene encoding iron response transcriptional regulator IrrA, whose product is MPDRDIAARPVPSRKPCLTAVLRMAGLRPTRQRVALAELLFGGTHRHVSAEQLHGEASEANVNVSLATIYNTLHQFHEAGLLREVAIDASRSYFDTDTSDHHHFYVEDEQRMIDIPAESVEFKALPKAPEGMEVAHVDVVIRVRRAPA